From the genome of Cedecea lapagei, one region includes:
- the osmB gene encoding osmotically-inducible lipoprotein OsmB: protein MTLNNKKVAAAMLAITLAMSLSACSNWSKRDRNTAIGAGAGALGGAVLTDGSTLGTLGGAAVGGIIGHQVGK, encoded by the coding sequence ATGACCTTAAATAACAAAAAAGTGGCCGCTGCAATGCTGGCTATTACCCTCGCAATGTCCTTAAGCGCATGTTCTAACTGGTCCAAGCGTGACCGCAACACGGCAATCGGCGCAGGTGCCGGTGCGCTGGGTGGCGCAGTGCTGACCGACGGCAGCACGCTTGGGACGCTTGGCGGTGCGGCAGTAGGCGGTATTATCGGTCACCAGGTGGGTAAATAA
- the yciH gene encoding stress response translation initiation inhibitor YciH, translating into MKDNNSRLVYSTETGRIDEPKVEVQRPKGDGIVRIQKQTSGRKGKGVCLITGIDADDATLAGIAAELKKKCGCGGAVKDGVIEIQGDKRDLIKSLLEAKGMKVKLAGG; encoded by the coding sequence CCACCGAAACCGGCCGCATTGACGAACCTAAAGTTGAAGTACAGCGCCCAAAAGGCGACGGTATTGTTCGTATCCAGAAGCAAACCAGCGGGCGCAAGGGGAAGGGCGTGTGCCTGATTACCGGTATCGACGCCGATGATGCCACGCTAGCAGGCATCGCGGCCGAGCTTAAAAAGAAGTGCGGCTGTGGCGGAGCGGTAAAAGACGGCGTAATCGAAATCCAGGGCGACAAGCGTGATTTGATAAAATCATTACTGGAAGCAAAAGGGATGAAGGTTAAACTCGCGGGCGGCTAA